A window of Mycolicibacterium fluoranthenivorans contains these coding sequences:
- a CDS encoding DUF4265 domain-containing protein, with product MWVRPESDGQAYRILSIPLLVFGIAVDDLVLGTSGPEGNVVFDRKVESGGHSTIRIFIDHQAEEDILSFRIAAIIDEVEAAGCVVRRTGWDLIVAVDIPTLDAYEHVYDDCLIPRGEAGELTVESACMTFDT from the coding sequence TTGTGGGTGCGACCTGAATCTGACGGCCAAGCGTATCGAATCCTCAGCATTCCCCTTCTTGTCTTCGGGATCGCGGTGGATGACCTCGTTTTGGGCACCTCTGGTCCGGAGGGCAACGTTGTATTCGACCGGAAGGTCGAGTCGGGAGGGCACTCCACCATCCGCATTTTTATTGACCACCAGGCCGAGGAAGACATCCTCAGTTTCCGTATCGCAGCCATCATTGATGAAGTGGAGGCCGCGGGGTGCGTGGTGCGGCGCACGGGATGGGATCTGATCGTCGCCGTCGACATCCCTACCCTCGATGCGTACGAGCACGTGTACGACGACTGCCTGATTCCCCGGGGCGAAGCCGGCGAGCTCACCGTCGAGTCGGCCTGCATGACTTTCGACACCTAG
- a CDS encoding ankyrin repeat domain-containing protein has product MARTPLHMYDMEYEIDEYLGLIASGEHDVNAQDADGKTPLHYAAEQGQSQIALALLDAGADPNLQEKIHGNSAFVQVVSYCDVPTIKKAIAHGADPTIANHHGVRPMDLAGRHPEEVIPLLDEAARAFLAKDGDTA; this is encoded by the coding sequence ATGGCACGAACACCGCTGCACATGTACGACATGGAGTATGAGATCGATGAGTACCTGGGGTTGATTGCCAGCGGAGAACATGACGTCAACGCCCAGGATGCCGACGGGAAAACGCCCCTGCATTACGCAGCCGAGCAAGGACAGTCTCAGATCGCCTTAGCGCTGCTGGATGCCGGAGCGGATCCCAATCTGCAGGAGAAGATCCACGGCAACTCGGCGTTCGTGCAAGTGGTGTCCTATTGCGATGTGCCCACGATCAAGAAGGCGATCGCGCACGGTGCGGATCCCACCATCGCCAACCATCACGGCGTCCGGCCGATGGACCTGGCTGGTCGCCACCCGGAAGAGGTGATCCCGCTCTTGGATGAGGCAGCCCGCGCATTCCTCGCCAAGGACGGCGACACGGCATAA